The sequence CACCCCCGACGGGGTTGCCGCTCAGCGCCCCAGCTTGGCGCGCGGCGCCCGGATCTCCGCGCGCAGCGCGAGGAGCTCCCAGAACGCACGCGCGATCACGCGGGGGTTGCCGCCGGTCTGCGTTCCCACCCGTCGCGGCAGGTGGTGCACGCCCACCTCGACGATGCGCGCCCCGGCGCGCTGCGCTTTGCCGAGCAGCTCGGCGTTGATGAGGGCGCCGTCGGACCTGAGGTCGAGGCCGGCGACGAGATCGCGGCGGAGCAGCTTGAAGGCGCAGTTGAGGTCGCGCACGCGCACGCCGAGGAGGGCGCGGACGAGGAGACGGCCGAAGAGCCAGGCGTAGAGGCGCCGGAACCACGGATCGTGCCTGCGCAGGCGATAGCCGGCGACGATGTCGGCCCGCGCCGTGTGCGGCAGCAGCGGGAGCAGCTCGCGCAGATCGAACTGGCCGTCCGCGTCGGTGAAGAACAGCCAGGGCAGGGTGGCGGCGGCGAAGCCCGAGCGGATCGCGGCGCCGTAGCCCCGGTTGCTCGGGTGGTGCACGGCGCGGACCTCGGGCGTCTCGCGGGCAAGCGCGTCGGCGAGCGCGCCGGTCCCATCACGGCTGCCGTCGTCGACCACGATGACCTCGAACCGTCCGCCGAGCTCGCGCAGCACCGCGAGCGCGCCCGCGACGGTCGCTGGCAGGTTCGCGGCCTCGTTGTAGGCGGGGAGGACCACGCTGAGCGGGATCGCCGCCTGGGCGCCCGTGTTCGCCGTTCCCTCCGACGTCCCCCCGGTCCCGTCCATCTCACCGCTCCTCCCGCAGCGCCCGCTTGTCCACCTTGAACATGGGCGCGTGAGCGGCAGCTCGGCGAGCACGGTGAGGCCGTCGGGGCCGAGGGGTCGGCTCGAGCCGCCCGCACATCTAGTCGAGCCGCTCCTGCGCCTCCCGCCCGGTCCCTTCGACGACGCGGTCCACGATGAAGAGCGGCCGCCGCTTCGTCTCGTCGAGCGCGCGCCAGAGGTACTCGCCGAGCACGCCGAGCGTGACGAGCTGGACGCCGCCCATGACAAGGATCACGACCATGAGCGCCGTCCACCCCTGGATCGGGATGTTGTTGGTGAGCCGCAACACGGTCACGACGACGGCGTGCGTGAAGCCGGCGACCGCGAACAGCACTCCCAGGAGCTGCACCAGGCGGATCGGGAAGTACGAGAACGAGACGAACGAGTCGATGAAGTACTTGAGCCTCTTCCGGAGCGTCCACATGCTCCGGCCCTTCTCCCGGGCGCGGCGAGCGTAGGGAATCGTCGCGCGCCGGAAGCCGGTCCAGAGGATGAGCCCCATGAGGGTCGTGTTCTTCTCCTTGACCGCGACGACCGTGTCGACCACCTTGCGGTCGATGAGCACGAAGTCGAACCCGCCGACGGGCATGTCGGGCAACGCCCATCGCCGCATCGCGCGGTAGTAGAGGCCCGCGACCAGGCGCTGCACGAAACCCTCCGCGCGCTCCGCGCGCACGGCGAGGACCACCTCGTGGCCCGCGCGCCACAGCGCGACCATCGCTGGGATGAGCTCGGGCGGATCCTGGAGGTCGGCCGAGATGAGCACCGCGGCGCGCCCGCGCGCATGGGCGAGCCCCGCGACGCAGGCGGTGAAGGAGCCGAAGTTCCGCGAGAGCTTCACCAGCCGGGCGCGCGGCTCGCG is a genomic window of Deltaproteobacteria bacterium containing:
- a CDS encoding glycosyltransferase family 2 protein: MDGTGGTSEGTANTGAQAAIPLSVVLPAYNEAANLPATVAGALAVLRELGGRFEVIVVDDGSRDGTGALADALARETPEVRAVHHPSNRGYGAAIRSGFAAATLPWLFFTDADGQFDLRELLPLLPHTARADIVAGYRLRRHDPWFRRLYAWLFGRLLVRALLGVRVRDLNCAFKLLRRDLVAGLDLRSDGALINAELLGKAQRAGARIVEVGVHHLPRRVGTQTGGNPRVIARAFWELLALRAEIRAPRAKLGR
- a CDS encoding glycosyltransferase family 2 protein → MVDISVVVPVFHNEESLPDLTAALERAAPGPEFEYVFVDDGSEDGSWRVLEEYAAREPRARLVKLSRNFGSFTACVAGLAHARGRAAVLISADLQDPPELIPAMVALWRAGHEVVLAVRAERAEGFVQRLVAGLYYRAMRRWALPDMPVGGFDFVLIDRKVVDTVVAVKEKNTTLMGLILWTGFRRATIPYARRAREKGRSMWTLRKRLKYFIDSFVSFSYFPIRLVQLLGVLFAVAGFTHAVVVTVLRLTNNIPIQGWTALMVVILVMGGVQLVTLGVLGEYLWRALDETKRRPLFIVDRVVEGTGREAQERLD